From the Fusobacterium ulcerans ATCC 49185 genome, the window GTATCAACTACATAGCCTGAACTTTTTATTTCATTTTCAGTAAGATTTTTAAAATTATTATCAAATATTCTAGAATAATATTTTAATTCTTCTACATATTCCATTTTTTCTTCATAAAATTTTTTAGCTTTACTAATCCCCTTATTAACAGCATCTATTAATAATCTTTCTCCTAAAAATATTTCATGAGCAATAGAAATATAAATTCCACATGCTATCATACTTCTCTTGTGTTTATGAGTAAGTGAAGAAATATTATGTATAATATCCATAGCTTCCTCACTAAAAGTTATCTCTTTATATTTGTCACATAAATAAAATAATATTGGCAATATTCTCATTAATGATCCATTTCCATTATCAAATTCACTATCTCCACCACATTCTAGAGGATCTATTCCATCCCAATATCTGTAAATAGCTTTTCTTGTTCCAATCCCTATATCAAAGCATTCTCCATATGGTGCATATTTTCCTTTTTCAAACCACTCTGCAAATTTTTCCATAATGTCTCTATAATTTAAACCATTTTTTAAACTATCCAATAACGCTAATGCCATACTTGAATCATCTGACCAACTTCCTGCTGGAAGATTGTAAGTTCCATCACTTCTCATATCTATCACAGGATTTCTTTTTAACTCTTCTCTTTTCATAAATTCTACTGGAACTCCCAATGCATCTCCAACACATAAGCCCATGATTCCATCTAAAACTTTATTTTTCATAAATCTATTCCCCTTTTTTCTTTTTATTCTATAAATAGTTATTTTATTTAAAAATTTGTATAATTTTAAATATATAAATTTTTAAATTCCTTAATATAAAACTGAGAAACCTTGTCTTAGTTTCTCAGTTTTTAACTTTATTTTATAGTTATAAATTATTTGTATCCCATATTTTTTCAGCTAACTTACAATATAATTCAGTTCTTTCTTTCACTTCTCTTTTATTAAAATCTTCTACTGAATGAAAATTAAAATTATTATCTTTTACAAAATTTGTAAAATTAGGATTTGAAATATATGTTTCTTCACACAAAGATTGAAGTAACAAATTTTCACCTTTGTATCTTATTTTTTTCTCTCTAAAATGTTTATCCCCTAAACTTTGATTTGTTCCATTTTGTAGTAATACTAAATTTCCTATTGAACTTCTTGTTACTTGAAAATCTTCCTCTGAATCAAAAGAACTTGAATAATCTTTAAAATTACTAGCTATTATATGTTCAAGTTCATAATCTTTCCCTTTTGCTTTATTCAAATATGAATCAATTCTTGAAGAATGCCCGCTTGCTTCTTCCACATAAGATGTTATTCTCGCTAGAAAATAATGTATTCTTCTTCTATTTTGCTTATTTAAATGATATTCCATTAGTCCTTCAAATTTATCTGATAAATTGTCTAAAAGATCTTTCAAACATTCTCTTAAAGTATTTAAATCTTTTGAATTTTCACGAATTTTTTTGACATAATTAAAAATTCTATATACTACTCCTGAATACCCTAAAAGCTTGTAGTTCACAATACTTCTTACAATAAAGATATCTATGAAAGTAGAAACCATCTTTATTTTTTTATCAACAATCTCATTAGAATCTGACAATTCAATTGCTGATAAAATAAGCATAGATTGAAGTGTAAAATCCTGATTTGCATTACAATAAACTTCTTTAAAGTCTAAATCCAATTTTGTTTCTAATTCTTTTATTCTTAAATATACATCACTATATTTTTTTAAGTTCATCTCTATAAAGTTTTCAAAATCTTCTTTGTCCCTTAGTCCCACTTTATTTCTATTTTCTTTAATCCATTTATGGTAGGCATTTCCAACTCTTTCAAAATCTTCAGAAGTATACCCTCCATTTGCTTTTTTTGTTCTAGAACTATTTGCATATTTTGCTCTTATCCAGTTTTTAAAAAATATACTGTCTTCTTCTTTTCCTATACTTTTTAGTTTTATAATGATATCTTTCCAAATCTCATTTAGCCTACTTCTATTATTTTCAGAAACATTAGCAATAAGATATCCTTTTAGCATTTCTGTACTATCAAGGCTAAGTCCTCTATCATTCATAGTTTCAAATATAGTATAAGCCTCATCATCAGATGAAGTAGTTATACTGACTAAAAATACATTATCCTTTAACCAATAAGAAAAATGTAATATATTCTCTGGTGACAATCCAATATCCTGAAAAAATTCTTCTATATCTCCATATCTTTCCAAAAGATTAAAGCTAGAAGTATTTTCAGAAGCATTTGTAAATTCTTTATATTGATTATTAAATAATGCTTCCATACATTTTTCTCTATCAGGAACTTGAATATTAAAAGTTTTTTTACCATAACTCAAAGAATAAATCAATTGTCCAAAATCATCTATTTCTTCCAGCAATCCCCATTCTTTTAAGTGAATATATAGATATA encodes:
- a CDS encoding ADP-ribosylglycohydrolase family protein, whose translation is MKNKVLDGIMGLCVGDALGVPVEFMKREELKRNPVIDMRSDGTYNLPAGSWSDDSSMALALLDSLKNGLNYRDIMEKFAEWFEKGKYAPYGECFDIGIGTRKAIYRYWDGIDPLECGGDSEFDNGNGSLMRILPILFYLCDKYKEITFSEEAMDIIHNISSLTHKHKRSMIACGIYISIAHEIFLGERLLIDAVNKGISKAKKFYEEKMEYVEELKYYSRIFDNNFKNLTENEIKSSGYVVDTLEASIWCILNTSSYKEAVLKGVNLGEDTDTTGAVVGGLAGLFYGYENIPEEWKKVIARREWIEELCKIY
- a CDS encoding DUF262 domain-containing protein, which produces MNKILAKEYSINDILNKKKYFVDDYQREYRWGKRNIDDLLNDLWSKFNDSFMVGDRVEIVKTYNSYFLGSILISEKDNNSYLVDGQQRLTSLSLIIIYLYIHLKEWGLLEEIDDFGQLIYSLSYGKKTFNIQVPDREKCMEALFNNQYKEFTNASENTSSFNLLERYGDIEEFFQDIGLSPENILHFSYWLKDNVFLVSITTSSDDEAYTIFETMNDRGLSLDSTEMLKGYLIANVSENNRSRLNEIWKDIIIKLKSIGKEEDSIFFKNWIRAKYANSSRTKKANGGYTSEDFERVGNAYHKWIKENRNKVGLRDKEDFENFIEMNLKKYSDVYLRIKELETKLDLDFKEVYCNANQDFTLQSMLILSAIELSDSNEIVDKKIKMVSTFIDIFIVRSIVNYKLLGYSGVVYRIFNYVKKIRENSKDLNTLRECLKDLLDNLSDKFEGLMEYHLNKQNRRRIHYFLARITSYVEEASGHSSRIDSYLNKAKGKDYELEHIIASNFKDYSSSFDSEEDFQVTRSSIGNLVLLQNGTNQSLGDKHFREKKIRYKGENLLLQSLCEETYISNPNFTNFVKDNNFNFHSVEDFNKREVKERTELYCKLAEKIWDTNNL